The DNA window ATTATTGACACAAAATTATAGGTAAAGATGAAACTCCCAATAGACAAGAGTGCCATGAATAAGGCTGATGGATTCCTCATATTGTTtcaacacataaatataaaaaaaaaactaagtcttGTGGATTCAAGAATTTAATCAACAAGAATTGAAGTGTTTCATTCACacaaaggaaaaaaatgaaCTAAACACTCTCCCTTAATTAGTCCAAAACCAACTCTCTACAGATAATAGATTATCACCAAAAATTACAAACCAACAatagacacacacacacacactacatacataTGCATAAGGAATGAAGAGTGATGTGAGATTCCACTATAGAAGTAAAACACACtcctaattaaaaaacaaatcaattcACAATCCATTGCTTTTAATTCCTTTTTCCTCTCTAATCTACTTTCTTTCTTTAATTGTATATAATATCTTTAAAACTTTATGCAACTTTGCTTTAATATTATCAGTATCTCTGCATTTATATGATACTTTCCTTTACTATTAATCAATATCTCTGCATTTACTTTACCACTATCACCATATCTCTACATCTATTCGCAGTAGTATATCTCAATATCTCTACATTTCCTTTGTGCAATTTTCTTTACTATTATCACACAATCTATCtctaaaatcacaaattttaccCAAAATTCCATATTTTCATACGAAAGTGAAAATTTAGtgaaaaaatcatgaattttgacATTAAAGTCGATTTGTCACGATTTAGGATTCTGACTAAATCAAAACAACATTGCAATGAATATATTAAAACAatatcattttaaatattttatagaaTAATAGTTTTGTTTCGAAAAAGATTGAGATCTTTTGTAGAACTGAATAAGTTGCAAATAagaattttttcttaaatatattcAACAATTTTTTCTCCAACTCAAGTCCTCTCTGGATAAGATTTTATGCGACAATATTGTTAGTACTTCTCGCAAATCAATTACCCTTATCCAGCCTATACTCAATGTTAGGAAGAAATAACATCAacttataattaatatattaaaaaatttaataattgtaaATTGATTAGTAGGAATAAAACAACGTATTTTGATCCATTATAAGTCCAATGCATCCACATAAATTTGTTAGCTACTACTATTACACCCGCCATCATCATAAAATCATTTATCATGTTCTTGAAAATAATAATGTTAAAATGAGTTTTGAGATGAAATTGCAAACTAAAATAAGAATGTCCACACTGAGCACTATCGTTAGCATCCCTCCATTTGTTAGGTGCGCAAGAAGATTTAGGAGCCTATTCAGGAGAGGAAAAACAATCGTATTTGCTCAATTTTTGGCGTCAAAAAACATTGTCTCAAAATCCAAGCTTTATTTAGTAAAAAGAAACGATGAAACATacactaatttttaaaaatagtaaattcCTTAGAGAAAAGTAGAAGAAAGGTTGCATGTTTATGATTTGTTCTTGTCTTTTGTTTTTCTTGTCAAATAAAAGAAAGGTTGCATGTTTATGTTGCATGTTTATGTTTTTCttgtcaaataatttttttcacaAGGAAACAGGCCAATCATCTCCATAAAAATAAGTAGTGgaaagaaaagataaaaaggTTGATAGAATATAATAAAAGTGGGGATGTTGATGATGATCCCCTTATGAAAATGCTCTAATTTGAGAGATTCAATCTCATCATAGAGGGGAGAAAATGAGTGTTGAGAATGTGTTAAGAGGTGAGATTCTTGAAAGAAACAGAATGTGATCTTGGGTGAGAAAGGAGAAGGATGAGAGTGGAGAAAAAGTtggaaggaggaggaggatgagtgGCATTGTCAAAGTGTGGGAAGCGAAGTTGAAGAAATCTCGAGGCACGGTGAAGAGGAGGGCCAACAGCATATTTGCAGCAATGTCAGTTGCCCATGTGGACGATGAGCATCCCCACgtcgacaaggacttcgccaaCCATGACACCTACTCTGGCCAATGGTCGGACAACTGGCCCCACGGCCACGGCACCTGCTCTTGGGCTGACGGTTGCACCTACGAGGGGGACTGGCACCACGGCTGGATGATGGGCCACGGCCGCTTCACCTGGCCCTCTGGAGCCGCCTACGAGGGTGGATTCAAGAGTGCCTACATGGAGGGAGATGGCGTTTTTGTGGGCTCGTCTACTGAGAGGTATAATGGGGCTTGGCAATCCAACCTCAGGCACGGTAAGGGCGTCTGTCAATACTCCAACGGGGATAAGTACGAGGGCCATTGGCGCCGCGGCCTGCCTGATGGAAAGGGGAAGTATAGCTGGATTAACGGGAACCAGTACGTGGGGCattggaggagggggaggatgAATGGGAATGGAATCATGGTTTGGGCTAATGGGAATAGATATGAAGGTAGTTGGGAGGCTGGCCTGCCCCGGGGTAATGGGACCTTCCGTTGGGTTGATGGTAGCTGCTATGTTGGGGTGTGGAGTAAGGACCAAAGTGAGCAGAGTGGGACTTACTATCCATCGAGTTCTCATTCGGGTAGCTTTGAGTGGGATCCTCAAGAAGTGTATTTGGAGAATCTGAGTGATTGTAGGATTCATCCTGGTGAGGAGATTAGTGACTACCCTTGTATGAAGATGTTGGACTGGCCTTGTGATGGGGAGGATGTTCTAAGGAATTCCACCGTGAATAATTTGAGGGCGAGCTCTGTGGATGGAGGGGGGCTGAGCAATGCAGGCTCTGAGTATAGTTTTGATGGGAACAGTGCTTGCTTTGAATCTGGTAGAGATTTGGGGGAGGGGTCCCCGGGGACGGGGAGGGCTGAGGATTTGGATACAGTGTCTAGAGGGGTCGGGAGGCCACATATCGTTATCAAGCCAACTAAGAGGCAGGGGAACACTATATCCAAAGGGCATAAGAATTATGATCTCATGTTGAATTTGCAGTTAGGGATAAGGTAATTTGAGTTGTAATGTgcaaggaaaagaaaatgatgTGGATGATGTTGGTCTTTGAAGTGGCCATTTGTAACACATAAGTTTAGATTTGTTGAATGTATTTTCAAATACATTTGAATTGAGTTGATGTTGCTGCAGGCACGCTGTGGGAAGACCTGCTCCGTCGACAACCCTTGATCTAAAACCTTCGGCATTTGATCCAAGGGAGAAAGTATGGACAAAGTTCCCTCCTTCGGGATCCAAACACACCCCGCCTCACCAGTCGTGTGATTTCAGATGGAAGGACTATTGTCCATTGGTATTCAGGTGAGGTAGTGTTATGGTTTTCTGTAGATGTTAAGTCACACCAGTCTTACCAGATAGATGTATGCTTTTTTCAGGGCGCTTCGGCAATTGTTTAAAGTGGATCCTGCTGATTACATGATATCCATATGTGGAAATGATGCCCTTCGGGAGCTCTCCTCGCCAGGTAAAAGTGGAAGCTTCTTCTACTTGACCAACGATGACAGATACATGATCAAGACCATGAAGAAGTCAGAGGCAAAAGTGAGTTCAAAtctattatattaatttcaaatcTTGAATATGTATGATATAACATAGGAATGGTTGTTTAGCAGGTGCTTATCAGAATGCTTTCAGATTACTATAAGCACGTCCGCGCCTTTGAAAACACCCTCGTCACCAAATTCTACGGGCTCCATTGTGTGAAGTTGACTGGCGCTGCGCAGAAGAAGGTAACCAACAACAACACCGATTCGTTTTGCCATCAATACTCTATCCATTCATTCTCATAATGTGATTGACTCAAGCAGGTGCGATTTGTGATCATTGGGAATCTGTTTTGCACGGAGTATGCCATCCATCGACGCTTTGATCTGAAAGGCTCCTCCCACGGCCGCCTAACCGACAAGCCCGAATCAGAGATTGAACCAACCATGACTCTCAAGGACCTCGATTTGAACTTCATATTCCGTTTGCACAAGTCTTGGTTCAGAGATTTCTGCAGGTATAATCCAATCAAACAAGTGTCAAATTAAGGAATCTAGTTTGATTCTGAAATATCTATGTCGTGTACAGTCAAATAGACAGAGACTGTGACTTACTTGAACAAGAGAGAATCATGGATTATAGTCTTCTTGTTGGCATTCACTTCAAAGACATGAACAGTGCCGGAGAGCCCCTACTTATGGGTGCCCGAATGCCCCTAGACAACGGATCACCGGACCTCAGCCAGTAAGACGCTTTCcaaaatcaatcaatcaatcttCTTATTCCTAACAGAAAAATGACAAGTGGTTGTGGCAGGTCGACAACGTTCAAACTAGGTGCCAACATCCCTGCACGAGCCGAGCTGACAGTAAGGAAAAACAATGGGGAGGCTCAGCTAGTGGGAGAGCCGACGGGGGAGTACTACGACGTGGTCCTCATTTTTGGCATCATCGACATCCTGCAAGACTACGATATCAGCAAGAAGCTCGAGCATGCCTACAAGTCGTTCCAGTTCGACCCGACCTCTATCTCAGCTGTGGATCCCAAGCAATACTCCAAGCGCTTCAGGGATTTCATATTCAGAGTTTTCTCGGAAGACGGTTGATGATGGATCCATCTTGTTGTATTTATAGCTACCATTTTTGTACCGATTCTTTTGGTGTAAGGCCAGTACACCCAAATAAGCTTTGTACACAACAACGGCAATGAGATAATATACAACACAGGGAAACATATACCAATTGTTAGTACCTCGTCATGTTTCCTACTTAGAATTCGGACTAGTTTTTACTTTTCATATACTTTGATTAATGCTTACCATTATTACATTTTTTGGCTTGTCTTTGGCCATGTACAAATAGTCTGACCTTTGAAATATTgcaaaaattatttgacttgAAATAATCTGGAGACTGAGGTGGAAGACTCGATATAATTTGGatagttttatttaaattgtaaattatgtgaaaatatatttttcggTTAAGCATCAAAACAACTTGAAAAATATTCTTTCAGCATCAAACTGGCTCCATGTTAACGTCATTTTGATGCTCGagttgaaaatatattttccaactgattttataatttttgccAAATTAGCCATAAGTGCAACTCGCTCTAagtatatttgtaatttcaaCCCATATACTATAACCaatctttaatttttataacCTAATTCTTTTTTATCTCGCTATAAACGTGACTATTTTAAAATCGTCAACTGAAATGGGGAAATAAGACAGATAACGAGGGGAACAAGAAAAATAGAGGCTGTATTCCCATAAACTATTTCCTATATGTGTCTATATATTAACCCATCAGCTATATACGATATGTATACATTATATTACTACAACATTTGCTAAATGAAATAAGACTTGGACATTACCATGGTTGAGAGTTTTTGAAAAGGATATATTTATGTGCTCCGGTTGTTTTGACCGACCAACCAACCTCCATCAAACTCAGGTTCAGCCGTACTACTAGTTTCTCTGCGGCTTCTTCCTCGACATTGGTGTCCGAACCAGTTTGCTGCTGCAAAACACAATCCAACATTGAGTCGCTCAACTGAAAACAACTAAGGAGTACGTATTTTTGGAATTGTCAAGGCAGACCTTTGTGTTCTGGTAATGCTTAAGGAACTGCAGCGCTTCCTCGTAATATCCACAATGGTAGAGGAGTACAGCATAGTCTCTTAGCTCCTTAGGATCATGCTTGAGTAAAATAAGGCGTTCACATGCTGTTACAAGGCATAAATTGTTAAAATGATTATGAAATAAGGGCACCTCTGGATAGCTATTTTCACCAACACCGGGTATGCACAAGCTAGAGTCTTTGAAGAGTGTATCTTGGGGTATAGTATTGTGTAGTTCAGATGGTAAAAAACCAAACAATTTGATTACATCTCATCGTTGTTGGTAAATATCCAATGGTTCTATTTCCCAATAGTTATAGTTATGAATAAGATGATTATTCTACAAAGTCTTGGTAGAGGGTAACATGATCAGATCTCACAACTGCCATATTATTGTAAAGATTCCACTAACATCCTGTGATGTCAAGTAATTCACTGGACATTAGACAATTTACCTCACAAATATCTTGAAGTTTTAGATGAAGTGGTCATGTAAGTAAACTGGAAGTAGTAAAATGTTCTAAATAAAGAAGATTAACCAAACATATTCCGGTATCTTCTTCTAGGACTTTTCTGAAATCCTGTTTGTCTATTAGAAACCTTTACCAAACTTATGAAAGAATTTAAGGTTCACCATGCAGTAGATGATGGACAATAAAGTGGCTGCTGAAGGAATACCATAGAGTAAGATACCTGATAATGCACGACGCATATCTCCAAAATGAACACTAGTCCAAACACCTCGTTGCAGCCGATGGCGGGCAGCCTTGGCAGAGGCAAGCTGTGAGGCACTGTATTGAACATAGAAGTAGGATGGCGCACGGAAAAGAAAGCATCCTTCATTTTCCCGTTCGGTTTGAAAGATtatatgattaaatatatattatgtttggttcatgagattgaatctcaaaacttaatcctagatggataactATATGATAGTGAGTCATAGTCTCATAGACACCctccctccaactaaaataatatagataatcatatgataattagtcatagcaaCCGAACAACACCTATATAGATTGTATCTGAAGTATGATACTACCTTTCATTAGCATTGTTGGCACCAGTAACGCAACGAGCCGCGTCTGCGGCCCTTAGGAATGGACTCCTAGCATGATCAAGTTGAAATGGCCAGAAAGCATTCTTTAAATCTTTCAGTATCTGCACAAAATGGGAACAACATTAGGTTACCACCAACCCTTTAGTTCCAAGATGCCAAGAGTAAAATAAGGAATTTTCCTTATGCCTAgcacatttcattaaatttgATGATAAATAAACTGGTTGCCGGCTCAGTCTATAAAGCTACTGTAAAAGATGTAAAAGAATAAACAGAATTCTTGAAGTCTTAGATGGAATATTATAAGTAGGTCATTTACCCAGTGCATATTATCTTAGATTTGATTTAATGTTCAACGTGAGAGGCCTGCTCTTTTTATAGCAAATTATATAAATGACATCTGGCATATCTAGGTAAAATGGAAGCATACAATGTTGGACGCCTACAAACACATTAATGTGatttcaaaatacaaaaatataaaagtagCAAACATAACCATCAAACTCAGTCTAGTCAAAGATTATGCAGGACAAGTTCAGAAGGATGCCCACAGCTGACCTTCCGTAAAGGATCATATGGTCCATAATTAACTagacaataattaataaaattatcacCTCCACTAGTAAAGATTGTGATGTCATAATATATATGTGATTGATCAGAATCTTTGCTCTTTTTGTTTTAGATACCCTCTGGGAGAACTATGTGAATCACGGGGAAAGAAGATTTCTACATCAAAATTCAGAACAACCCACATTCGAAGCATCTGTAGAATCTCTGAGTATATAAGGGAGTGCATGGAAAGAGAGCCAGAACGGTGTGTTAAGACCTGTAAAAGAAATTCGTTCACAGTGATGATAAACCATACAATAGAATTAAGAGCGAAGTAATCATGGATGTTGAAAGGACACATACTGAATGGAGATACAGGGCACGGCGAAAACCCTGAAAGGACAACGCCACATTACAGTTGACACTCTGAACAGTAGCGTTAAATATACAGTACAGGTTCTGATTAATGCCATCATGAAGGAAGATTTACAGAGACCAATTATCTCAAggcatgaagaagaagaagaagaagtcaTAATGGTTTCATGAAAGCCGGGTTTCTTATTGATTCAGAGATGAGGAGACAGAACAACAGTAACTATGTCGTGCATAATAGAGGAGCGTAACTTACTTTATTGAGGTATAGGAAAATTGTCTGGTGAGGATCTAAATGATGAGCTGTATTGAGAGCAAAATCCCATAGAGAGGGTATCCAATCTCTCGATGAAATCATCAACTGGCAATGGAACAGAAGAGTGCGAGATGATGGAGTCATCTTCAGCTGCGATATGAAGAGCTGCTCTGGCTAAATCAACCCCTCTATTAATAGCGATACTTGTTCCTCTCTCAATGTCAGAAGAGTCGTTTATCTGCGAGCAAAAACCTACCCTTGCAGCCTGTTCAACAGAGACATAGTTAAATATTTTGATCCCACAAgacaaacataaaaataaatactgaaTCAAAGGAGAAGGAATCACATAACATATCTCTACTATAAATAAATCATCTTTTTGTGGCACTGTCAGCAGGGTTAACTAACTATAAAATTTTGTTCTTGGTTACATAATGTAAATTCCCTTTACAAGGTCTATGACCACTACTATTGACTCACATTATTCCACGGCTAAATTCCACGAATTTACGTCATGGGAGAtgatatccgccatttgtacccggaaaaaaaatatttcccgTGATGGGAAATACGCGTGAGCCTCTTGCGTGTTTTAACCAAACACGCTATAGTCTCTTGCATGTATACAAAACACGCGTTACTCTCATGCgtgttttaattaaacacgcatcaagctcatgcgtgtttgaatgaatgaaaAATCGACGCTTCTCCCCTCTTCCTTCACTCCCAGCAGCTCCCTCTGCACGCCCAGCGACGAGACGGCGAATTCGTCATCTAGCCGACGAAAATTGAAGTGAATCCGACATCTAACTGCTCCCATTCCTCTTTTaagtgttgttaggtaactTTTTACCCTTAATTTCGATTTTAGTTGGTTATAGATTTAGGGTTCAtggtttgaaattttttgttgaattattgaatttgtgaattattgaaattggtgtcgaatttttgttgaattattgaaattggtttCGAATTTTTGGTGTTGGGATGAATTTGtgatgaatttggtgttgaattgTGATGAAAGACATATGTTAAAAGACATATTAAACTTTACAATGTTTATCAATcttattattttgtaatttgttCCAATCAAAAAATATACACCGTCAACTTTAGATTTGTTTAGTTCTCTTAACAATGAAAATTGATTTGTTTTGATAAACTAAGATTGTTGTTTGATGAAAATTGTTGTTAGTAACTAAGATTTGGTGTTGGATTTGATCTCAGAGAATTGAACTCTATATGAGCTGattgaattttgaaatataagtaaaatatatggagtaatgtatactaattgatttttatatatacactTAACTAGATGATGAGCCGAAGATCCttctatattataattaaacatGTTGTTAATTGTTGATTATATTAGGATGTCGCGATATGGACCAGAAGATCCTTCTGTATTGCATTATCAGCACAGTCATATATCTCGCAAGGCGTGGGCAGGCGACGAAACAACTCCTTTCAATATTCGGCGCTTTGAGGGTCATTTTTGGGAAATAGATAATCATCACAGACGCGTGATTGATTATGTCTGCAGATTTGGTTTTGGTGGAGTTTTTTACTGTGGGAAGTCTCTAGATGTAGATCATGCTTTGATCACAGCTTTAGTTGAACGTTGGAGGCTAGAGACACATACATTCCATCTTCCCGTAGGAGAAACTACTATTACATTACAGGACGTTCAAGTATTATGGGCTCTACGTGTAGATGGAGTACCCTTTACAGGAAATGGTTATTGTGAATTTGGGTGGAAGAGTTTATGTGATGAATTGTTGGGCTTCTATCCCCTTCAAAGCGAGATGAAGGAAAACGGTATCTTGGCATCGGCTCTAATACTGTTCAGTCTTAAACGTAACAATATTACTTAAGAATGTCATTTCAGTCTTAAACATGGTTAGAAAATCTAAAATACTGTTCGTaaacataataaaattcaaGCCTCAAACACGATTCTCAAATATAATATGACTACACAACACGTCCTAAAGTGCACTTTCTTCTATTGTGGTCGGTCTCTCCACAAAGGCGACATCGAGGAGGAGCTCTTGGCGCATCTTCTTCGCGCTCATCCATTTGTTGTGTATCCTGCCTCTGTTGTACCGCCCACGTGAACGAGGAAGTAGCCGTGCTGGTGAACATTCCAACGTCCATTCAGATTCataccaataatcttggtgtctcaATGGACGGCACGCAGCTGCATAAAATTGCAACCGTAAGACATGATAATAATGTAAGAATAAGAAGTATCTAAATACATACCTGCGTACCGGTGAATCCAAACATCTGTATGGTATCGGGAATCAACATGACTAAAGATGTCAACACTGCGTTCTCCCCACGAACAGATGGTTGTACATAGTCAGGAACGGGTTGCTCCCCACGAACATATGGTTGTACATAATTCTCAACCATCATATCAAGTGTCTCGTTTGTAGAATCTTCACATGATTCTGCACTATAATCAAGATCACTTGGTTGAGAACCATCGGAACCATCACAATCAgaaccatcacaattatcagaaccatctgaaccatcataaCCATCACATGTCACATTTGGTACATCTAGTTGTTCATCAACCTCCCTCCCAAATGTGTTGAATTCAAAGCTATGATATTCATCATCTCTCCTAGATGTCCCGACATCAAAACTATGATAATCATCTCTCCTAGACGTTCCAACATCATGATGAGTGATAGGTGGTTCAAATTGCAAAGCAGTAGTAACCggagtatattcaataaaaagttcaatttgacgtggattttcagcaaacatatactccaacaaattatcatccactggtgtagctatataattcaccactccactaaaaaccacaggatgcctccatgttaaatcaatcgtatgtgcatccaaatcaattccaattttttcacatatcattgAAACTAGCTGATAATAAGATATattttcattcaatataataaatgattttgcacgaggggatcataagcaacactcaaacctgggagctgaataattttctcatcccaatataaactcacaaacaccATCAAACCTGCAAAATAAGTACGACAAAACATCATATACTCTAAATTCAACatacttaaataaatattgcacaaaattaaatacgaaaattcaataccaagttcAATGCTTcgattatatatttagtttacaATGCATACATATAACTACATCAATGGCCTAAATTCAATGTTTTTCTTGTCACACAATGTCAAACCATGAACCCTAAATCTATACCTAACTAACATATAGCaatgataattgaaattaatggTCAAAAATTACCTAACACCACTTAAAATAGGAATTAGAGCATCAAAATATCGGATTCACTTCGATTTCCGCCGGCTAGAGACGTTGAGCGTCGCTGAGAGTGAGAGAGTGAGCGAGGTGGAAGTGAAGTTTCTGCCGCCTGGACTGGAACATGTATCCAATGCAAACACGCGAGAGCGTCACGCGTGTTTAATCAAAGACGCGAGAGCGTCATGCGTGTTTATCAAAGACGCGAGAGGCTCACGCGTCTTTCCCATCactggaaatgttttttttccgagtacaaatggcggatatcaTCTCCCATGACGTACATTCGCGGAATTTACCCATTATTCCACATTCCTCAACAAGAATCACAGCACATTCTGTAATCACTTTCAACACGACATTCAACACATTCTTCCGCCATCAGCGACGCTATAACACAAAAACTTGCTTGCAGATTCCAGATTTTTGAGGGATAAAAATCAACACGAAATCAATAATATCATTCTGATTCTGCAAGCACACTTAGAAGACCAGACTTTAAATTCTGAATTCAGTTTAAATTCAGATATAAACCATAACAATGCTTTCCGTATTGATCACGACCTACTTAGAATAATAGTTGCAGATTACCGAATTTCGCAATAAAATTGATCGAATAGACTATTCCATTCATCAATAAGCAGCCACACCACATGAAAATTTTTACTTAAAGCAGATAAATTGACCCTGGCGTGGGACGTATCTACGCCGGAAAAATCAAGCGCGTCATGAAGCACAAATTTGAAATCATCTTCAGCAGATAATCCACATTTACAGCGGCAATTCAAGCTCCGAGTGGAAAGATGGAATTGGAATTTGGAGAGTGTCCATGGAAGAAAGTTGCAAGTTGATGAAGAAGATAATACTACTAAGCTACTCGATTGGAACGCCATAATTGCAATCCAAAACTAACTATTTCTGGAATTATAATAATTTCTGTAGAAATAAGTTTAATCAGAAATTAAATATCTATCTTGTCTTTTTTTTCTGAAATATCAGGAGCGAGAATAATCAACTTTAAAAAAGTTACTCAGTATTTACTTTAGTACTCTACACTGTAAaagcataaaaaaaacatttttatccGGTAATGATAAAATCGAAAGATAAGTAACTAGTTCTCTTTCCGTCTCGTCTCACTCAAGCTGTAcacctttcttttttagtctgtCTCATTCAAAATGTCCACTTACCATTGGTCGAGACGTGCGCGCCCATAGCTTTACACGCACAGCTCTGTCACAAGCTGTCGGGAGGCTTGCAACGTTGTTTTACATATTGTGTGCTATTTTTATACAACATTGCACATGCCCTAATTTCGAGTTTTATACATTAACAGTGAACTTTCAAATTTGGCCTTCATGAACGTATTGTTTGACAATTATCAAAGGAAACAGCGTCCAAAAAACAACAGGAAATGGAAGCAGACACAAATTCTTCTCAACAAAAGTAGATAGAGCTGTTGATGGCTCATCTTATTATTAAAAAGAGGACATGTGAGTAGCCATACTGATACAGCACCAAGTGGTGTGAACATAATGTCCAAGGTAAGACAAAAACAAAGCAGAACAAGTATCGAAATTCACTTCTTTTGGAGCTGGGATCTGTAAATGGATTGACCTGTCGTGGGAGCAATCAGAGGCGATAGCCTGACGGTGAATGAGTAAGGCACAGCAGGCACAAGATATTTCTCGTGCACACAAGGAGACCAGCTGTCGTCTCCACCTATACCCATGTGCTTGTGGTCAAGATGCACCTGTGCAACCACCAAAACGTCACCAACAAATCCGGATAGTGCTTGTCCGATAAATGATAAAAGGCTTTGATCACCAAACATATTGTTATGTTCTTTGAACGATTAATCAAGTGGCACGTAATGCTTTAGTGGGGACATAAAGGGAAAAGAAGTAACGAAGTACTATTAGATTGGAGGAAGATAGAAAGGATCTAGGAGGAGCTAGAGAGTACCTCAATGTCTTCTC is part of the Salvia splendens isolate huo1 chromosome 6, SspV2, whole genome shotgun sequence genome and encodes:
- the LOC121808113 gene encoding uncharacterized protein LOC121808113 isoform X4 — protein: MTSQSLLVEILKDLKNAFWPFQLDHARSPFLRAADAARCVTGANNANESASQLASAKAARHRLQRGVWTSVHFGDMRRALSGILLYACERLILLKHDPKELRDYAVLLYHCGYYEEALQFLKHYQNTKQQTGSDTNVEEEAAEKLVVRLNLSLMEVGWSVKTTGAHKYILFKNSQPCLFGCTGLTPKESVQKW
- the LOC121808113 gene encoding uncharacterized protein LOC121808113 isoform X1 yields the protein MTPSSRTLLFHCQLMISSRDWIPSLWDFALNTAHHLDPHQTIFLYLNKILKDLKNAFWPFQLDHARSPFLRAADAARCVTGANNANESASQLASAKAARHRLQRGVWTSVHFGDMRRALSGILLYACERLILLKHDPKELRDYAVLLYHCGYYEEALQFLKHYQNTKQQTGSDTNVEEEAAEKLVVRLNLSLMEVGWSVKTTGAHKYILFKNSQPCLFGCTGLTPKESVQKW
- the LOC121808113 gene encoding uncharacterized protein LOC121808113 isoform X3, which produces MTPSSRTLLFHCQLMISSRDWIPSLWDFALNTAHHLDPHQTIFLYLNKILKDLKNAFWPFQLDHARSPFLRAADAARCVTGANNANESASQLASAKAARHRLQRGVWTSVHFGDMRRALSACERLILLKHDPKELRDYAVLLYHCGYYEEALQFLKHYQNTKQQTGSDTNVEEEAAEKLVVRLNLSLMEVGWSVKTTGAHKYILFKNSQPCLFGCTGLTPKESVQKW
- the LOC121808113 gene encoding uncharacterized protein LOC121808113 isoform X2 produces the protein MTPSSRTLLFHCQLMISSRDWIPSLWDFALNTAHHLDPHQTIFLYLNKILKDLKNAFWPFQLDHARSPFLRAADAARCVTGANNANESASQLASAKAARHRLQRGVWTSVHFGDMRRALSGILLYACERLILLKHDPKELRDYAVLLYHCGYYEEALQFLKHYQNTKQTGSDTNVEEEAAEKLVVRLNLSLMEVGWSVKTTGAHKYILFKNSQPCLFGCTGLTPKESVQKW
- the LOC121807068 gene encoding uncharacterized protein LOC121807068 isoform X3: MVFVSLYWDEKIIQLPESCEDSTNETLDMMVENYVQPYVRGEQPVPDYVQPSVRGENAVLTSLVMLIPDTIQMFGFTAACRPLRHQDYWYESEWTLECSPARLLPRSRGRYNRGRIHNKWMSAKKMRQELLLDVAFVERPTTIEESAL
- the LOC121807068 gene encoding uncharacterized protein LOC121807068 isoform X1; the encoded protein is MICEKIGIDLDAHTIDLTWRHPVVFSGVVNYIATPVDDNLLEYMFAENPRQIELFIEYTPVTTALQFEPPITHHDVGTSRRDDYHSFDVGTSRRDDEYHSFEFNTFGREVDEQLDVPNVTCDGYDGSDGSDNCDGSDCDGSDGSQPSDLDYSAESCEDSTNETLDMMVENYVQPYVRGEQPVPDYVQPSVRGENAVLTSLVMLIPDTIQMFGFTAACRPLRHQDYWYESEWTLECSPARLLPRSRGRYNRGRIHNKWMSAKKMRQELLLDVAFVERPTTIEESAL
- the LOC121807068 gene encoding uncharacterized protein LOC121807068 isoform X2, whose protein sequence is MICEKIGIDLDAHTIDLTWRHPVVFSGVVNYIATPVDDNLLEYMFAENPRQIELFIEYTPVTTALQFEPPITHHDVGTSRRDDYHSFDVGTSRRDDEYHSFEFNTFGREVDEQLDVPNVTCDGYDGSDGSDNCDGSDCDGSDGSQPSDLDYSAESCEDSTNETLDMMVENYVQPYVRGEQPVPDYVQPSVRGENAVLTSLVMLIPDTIQMFGFTGTQLRAVH